The Maylandia zebra isolate NMK-2024a linkage group LG14, Mzebra_GT3a, whole genome shotgun sequence genome includes the window CAGGTTTTTTGTGATTGAGAGTATGACTCGGTAGCTGCTAGAGCTCTATGCAGCTGCCACTTGCTCTTCTCCTTATGCAACTCTTGGTAGGACTTAATCTTTTTATGATCCATAGAgccgctttatttttaatccTTTCATATTTACAGTTTAAGTTGCACTGCTGAATGTTAGAAAGAGTGCGTCATCTAGACTGTGGGCTTTGGAATGCTGGTGAAAACCCAGTTAGATAGCCAGTACGTTTCCAAGGTAAGGATGTGCGGGAATAGTTAAGCTTGTGAGAAAACAATTCCTCTCATCCATGATGAGACAGACATCATGTTACCAACAAACCAAAGGCTGTAAACCTCACGTGTGCTTAATGAGATATGATGTGTCTGTGGACAGCATTAAAACCATGATTCAAGTcagctttatttacacagcaccaaatcacaacaacaatcacctcaaggtgctgtgtgcttagggctgggccatatcataccgttcacagttataccggtgtaatgttgggcaatgataagaaaattaaatatcacgatagaatatgggtaaaacgcacatgcgcagtgcctttgttttcatatgcgcatggtggaaaaagcatggcggcgacagagaatgagaagggcgaaagcggatcgtcgaatgaaacagatgaaccggaactggtttgtaaaaatgctgcaactccagtggtgtggaactggtttagctttcgtccgtcagatacacaacaaagcactatttttggtagcgcatgctagcgggccgtcgttattaccgtgttgtttggaaaatacggcgcacttaaatggcctgcatttgtatagcgctttacttagtccctaaggacctcaaagtgctttacactacattcagtcattcacccacacacaggcaagctacgttgtagccacagctgccctggggcgcactgacagaggcgaggctgccggacactggcgccaccgggccctctgaccaccaccagtaggtgaacatggggttagtatcttgcccaaggatattttgcatgcagccaggaggcagcctgggatcgaaccaccgaccttctgattagtggctgacctgctctgccacctgagctacagccaccacttaaaatcaatcctttgatatttctgaaagtcgacagagccccttataatcccgtgtgccttatgtatgaactctggttgtgtttactgacctcgaaacgattttatgtgcacggcgctcgaaaatctgtcagatgtttcagtacgactttgctaagctacgaaaccgcaccgcttgatggattgtcggagcattacggctgtcgtaggcggagcctcgcggagcacatactgtgcttcaacataatattaccgtactgtgtgtgtataacctctttttaagttttgtggatattatacatggttatgctgaggatatgtcggccagtttacactggaaatgccttttggttaaaccaggggtcggcaacctgcagctccagagccgcatgcggctctttagtccttatagtgcggctccgcgtggtttggggaaataaattagaagtatttagctgaattgtattttatttatgttagtttgtttttaacttgtagttctaaattggaagcttATTGTGAtgttgaaatataaatataaaattatattctattagtTTTtgatcgctcaaaataagcatcACACTCGCagaagccggtgtacccgccaAAAcaccgtgcatttatcgagacttaaccccaggtaggccaattatggatcttgggatccacattatgtcagcagctccaccgtgaactatgttaaaaacaaacagcgctcacgcctcacagacgacagcttacagtcctgtacagatgaaagtgacttcgtacagccccgacctgcagacgctgtgcacagaggttcaggagcagaaatcccgttgtaaacatatcacggcagacccaacgatgtttccatgaacacgcttttcagcatctctttattgaccacttttcacacagccggctgtagcttttcagctcacagcccgacacacaccaacacaagagcacagaccttaaggcggcgaggcgtgattgcgggtgccgctcaggtgcgtccacctcccctgcagcggcgctgcagaccacgccccgccacacacattaaactggtaaaatacacatttaggcagaattttgcaaatatctatttttctttttttagcagcatagagcttttttccagttattttttaaaagtcaggtcaaagCTCCAAAAGCTCAAAGGTGATATAAGGGGGGCGGctgacaacagtttttgtttgctggatcattttagttcagctgggcatctttgcttttgttatatttctttaagagttcaaaatgtgttaattacataaataaaatgtaattttctctgtacaCTTCATgaatttcataagcaacacaccttagttgttcacacaaagcataaaggtaaaaaacaatatatgcagtgttatcttcattttagatgtcagaaagtatttgcggctcccagtgtttttgtTCGCGTggaaatggctctttgggtcttacggtgtgttcacaccgaacgcgatggacgcgaataaaacgccccaaacgcccctaatttgacgcgtgtacattcgcgtctcaacgcgtgtccaagaaaaatccatcgcgcgtcaaaatatcatattttgacgcgcgtgaaccggaaatgtgggaggaatgtgggagggagttgtgccagaccggtatctttgcaagatggcagctatcgagctagcgcttgaagagagagtctcccttctctatgtactgtggagagcagagcagcagcgtaaaagacgtcctcgccgtacctgggtccatcaggtcctccagaggcatgagcagtttggtgagtttcaccacttgctccaggagctgcgcctggatgacggccgattccagcgctatcaccgtcggccagtttgaggacctgctttccctcgtcggtcccagcatcgcccgcctagacaccaactacaggcgctcaatcccacctgcagagcgcctgtccgtctgcctgaggttagtaaaactatttaatacggtagtcctttattgatatctgtgctaatatgctaatccatccagttatacactgctaacatggatgtgctatgctaacagtgaatgctgtcggtgtttactgaaagcaaactgtggtacaaagacgactgtttataatatttctagtgatactcagaagctctcatcaagtcccgatttaattcgatttatgctgttatcagtgtttgaatgatagcatggctgtggtgtcacatcaatgtatgcgctcggtgtttgctgatatcaaactgtagcattaggaccactgagttaacctttgtagtgatactcactcctttttatttagacctggtttaattctgggatagttgaatgtttgtatataatccctgcagctgtcagactctatagcaggggtcacagcctttattaaaacagagttagataaaactgtgaacagtttggttcatctttagttacatggttctatcttgataagctatgtcttatcacagattaatttttcaaaaatattaatgatttaagcaaggaaagggctacatgtcaacatacaactctttatttctattaatgtcttacttcattcctacctgattgacatgtttaggaattatgagtgattggctcactgtagtggcaaaagttgctaccaatcaaattatgatatgttaaagttaaaacaaaacacaactgttttagatattatctaatatacattttgtaattatccttataattacaaaaggttttatgtaagattcatgttttgtgatttaaatctgacatcacaaaagtattttggaatttgaataatgtattttgtaactgcagtacacataatactgattttgaacaattttgtccaggttccttgtcaccggggactccttcaggaccatcgcgttcagtttcagagtcggtgtgtccacggtgagccagatcacccccaaggcagcgacgtccatctgggactgtctagtggacgacttcatggctgtgccttcacctggagactggcgctccatcacagagggattccaggagcgctggaactttcctctgtgctgtgcagctctggatgggaagcatgtccagacaaaggcaccccatatatcatataggagacacacacattgatatacactaaatattcatttcatttcttttttgtggtgcccaaattgatgcacctgcttgattttgtttaaataattattgcacactttctgtaaatccagtaaacttcttttcacttctcaaatatcactgtgtgtgtctcctgtatgatatttaactgacattttttattgtaacaaccaacgatttatacaggaaaataatgtctattaacaaggttgcccaaacttctgcatcccactgtatcagtatattttgtcattagtataatatgaaataaattctacatgtgtcaagtcgtgtgccaacatttgctgtgtagtagaactgagacattagtcattataaacatttatttgaaataatattaaaattctcacacacaaaaacattaaacataaatatataaaatataagaatttacagagagacaggaataaaaaggaccagctgctctccagagcaggaacaaggctgaggaggaaatgctccattggagactggtgtggcctcttcagggactccaggatggccagctccaccgccgatggaccgtcctgggacccgtccctcatccgcctcggagccgtcctcctctgtgggcctgtaaaacagcacaaaacacaaagaaatgagaaggctgctactagattttaatttcaacattgaaaaaaaaaaaaacaataacaggatataatcagattggttgtagatatttagtaaaggtgatcacaaggcaatcccaccgactaaaaaggtatcagtgcttgctgtacatatctgtgggtgcagcagcaggagctcagggactggggatgctctgctgcagaatcagttggttctatcaatacagtattaaatgttaacaggttggatataataatcgtagagtagacagtggtccctcatttattttaggggttctcagaataactagcccctggtcacagttctcacaattgattctcaaagtgcaaacctttgtagattgcaaaacgtaaaagtattattatgccgcggtttgtcttcatctgcctgccactttcgtgcgcctttttccctcacggtgcaggtgtctatttccgaatgaggctcatagttatgggtgtttttgtgctgttttttctattggacgcgatggttatcaaaaccaaacgtgataaatttggcaagcgcaggagatttgtcaatcaggctgcagaatgcaatgctgtactgtgcaataaaaaatcagcgaaaaagcaaagcagtgacggatgaacagcgggaccactgtgtgctgtttattaataaacaataaaatatattcctaaatgatAACATGcctaaaagcagaacggtatttgtacgtcagtgggaaaatagcggtggcttgctagcttttgtgtggcttccccgggtcagtgaaaactttcaaaagagaaatgaatgaacttaccaggttgcccgatctcttcacatatcttcctccaagctcggtcctttttattcctgtctcggtactgaaagcagctggtgttgtacagctccgagttgtttgctaccgcattgattagccttcccctccattgaagtatgaaaggctttggctggatctgcccctttgacctaggtaacagccacgtcaccaggctgctgattggttgtcgcggcgcgatttgacgctggagttcagatttttccaactcgagcggtagacgcgaaacgcgcgtatgcacaaaatgcaacacaaaaactcacgcgcgtggttttattcgcgagtcaaacgcgccagacgcgctacactgacgcgcgtttcacgcgttttggcgttttcgcgacgcaaatctgcttccgaattttcgcgggacccgcaatcgcgcgtcatcgcgcctttccattgactttacatgtaaacctgacgctctattcgcgtccatcgcgttcggtgtgaacacaccgttaaaGGTTGTGACCCCTGgtttaaactgtcagcaaggaatttgcatttgcactgttaaatttttatatatctttaatgcacataaaaaacagctgcttgtttaagtgaaaatacattgatgggtttttttgcactaataaagttgtggagttgtaaagtattttttttagtgttaattatatcgtcagttatatcgttatcgcatattttcaaatgtatatcgtgataaatatttttggtcatatagCCCTGCTCTACGGTGTGCTGTAGgctagaccctacaataactgaCAACTAGTTTTATAGTTCTACAGCAGTTTGCATTGGAAACAGATTTTATACAGAACATAGCAAAATaaatgaagagcagcttgaccTGTGCAATATGAAACCAAAGTCATAGAAGAGCCTGTGGTGCTACTGCTAGTGTTAGCAACACCCTGCTAAGACGTCTGGCGATGTGATGACCCGCATCAAAGTTTGAAGCTGAGCCCAACTTAAAAAATCAGGTTAAATATCATCTGTAAAAATATACTGTAGCTTTTGTGTTTGAGAGAAATTTGAATTTCATCagtaattaaaatataatagaCTGCATCGCATCGGCCCAATGCGGGCTGCgaccgggagaccacgtcctaatgtggccaaattcggccacttcaaacaaaaggaaCAGGTGAAAAGCCGCGGCAGAGAATTAAaaggacttcagcgtgaacaaccagttccccaaagagatcctggaacgacgcagggtcctcttctcaatccgacgcggcttcatccagaagggctcccgcgctgtcatcgctgtggaccggctgtacgtggacggacagcttcaccgcgaccccggcaccacaccgtggctgtattaacctcacaccagataagaatcagctgcaccatttccctatccactcacactaacttgcattaacatctgtttaacttaccaGTATCAAATCGCATCTTAAGTGTAATAtcatagcagaattaacaccgtcactctccgtcagtgatttaattggaatgtttacgttttgttttggggtttttttcttctcgttttttttttccctctctttccccccctcttggttttatgctgctcacccctgtccttggttcctttctttatttctttcactGCTTCTATCACCTGCTTCcacactcatccacaaacaacatcctttatttcgacacataGGCACAGCACGATCATGCATGATcatgcgctcaacggcagcacatttacatcagtcagacagcgcacacagaCCTATAGGATACACACACTAAAGCCAAGCCTACTCATATTAGGAAATATGCAAACACATAGTCAAactcagggagcatctcgccacacattttttctctcgctccctctcttTATTTACAAACAAGTGACGTATTCTCTCTACCTGTCTAAGCGACACACACAGCGTACACCCCTAGTTATACACAGACATCTATGGGCACACTAAGGTTTGttacatggaatgtaaatggagctggctccagagaaaagaggttaaaaatatttaatcaactcaaaaaactacaggcagatgttgtccttttacaagagacccacagacctcttaaAAGTTccaatgaacttaaaacacctgagtttcctaatgtgttctcagcttgttataattctagacaaaggggagtagcaattttaatacataaaaaaaattatttcacagtactcgatacagttatagatccagagggcagattcttaatcattaaactatctatacttgataaaaagctatgtattgcaagtgtatatggtccaaatgttgatgatccctcattctttcacgtttttttcagtgcactctctgaacacaaagatgaagactttattaaatattttaaaaaagacttcatatttagactataatgacactcctgGAACATCAGcatctgttctatggg containing:
- the LOC143422003 gene encoding uncharacterized protein LOC143422003, which gives rise to MYCGEQSSSVKDVLAVPGSIRSSRGMSSLVSFTTCSRSCAWMTADSSAITVGQFEDLLSLVGPSIARLDTNYRRSIPPAERLSVCLRFLVTGDSFRTIAFSFRVGVSTVSQITPKAATSIWDCLVDDFMAVPSPGDWRSITEGFQERWNFPLCCAALDGKHVQTKAPHISYRRHTH